From the Candidatus Binataceae bacterium genome, the window TTTCGAGCGGCTGACGCAGCGAATCCAGCACGCGCGGATCGAACTCCGGCAATTCGTCGAGGAACAGCACGCCCTGGTGCGCGAGCGAAATCTCGCCCGGCCTGGCGCGCAAGCCGCCGCCGGTCAGCGCCGCCATGCTCGCGGAATGATGCGGGCTGCGGAACGGCCGCCGCGCGGTCAAGGCGCCGTCGCGGATTTCGCCCGCGACGGAGGCGATCATAGACACTTCGAGCAGCTCCGAGGGCGACAGCGGTGGCAGGATCGAGGGCAGCCGCGCCGCCAGCATCGACTTGCCGGCGCCGGGCGAGCCCATCATCAAAAGGTGGTGGCCGCCCGCGGCCGCGATCTCGAGCGCGCGCTTGGCGCTCTCCTGGCCCTTGATGTCGCGCAGATCAAGTTGCGTCGTCTCTGGCGCATGCACTTTCGGCGAGGGGCGCGACAGCACCTGCGTGCCCTTGAAGTGGTTGGCGATCTGGATCAGCGAATTCGCCGCCACGATCTGGAGTTCCGGGCTCGCCCAGGCCGCTTCGGCGCCGCAAGACGAAGGACAGATCAGTCCCTCGTCGCGCGCGTTCGCCCCGATCGCCGCCGGCAACACGCCCGCCACGGGCGCGATCGAGCCATCGAGCCCGAGTTCGCCGAGCACGGTGAAGCCGGAGAGCGCGTCCGGCGGGATCGCGCCGATCGCTGCCATCAGGCCGAGCGCGATCGGCAGATCGTAATGGCTGCCCTCCTTCGGCAAATCGGCCGGCGCGAGGTTGACGGTGATTCGCCGC encodes:
- a CDS encoding YifB family Mg chelatase-like AAA ATPase, with product MVQRVSTVAFEGIEARAVDVQVQVAPGLPAFAIVGLPDKAVSEARERVRSALIASGLALPARRITVNLAPADLPKEGSHYDLPIALGLMAAIGAIPPDALSGFTVLGELGLDGSIAPVAGVLPAAIGANARDEGLICPSSCGAEAAWASPELQIVAANSLIQIANHFKGTQVLSRPSPKVHAPETTQLDLRDIKGQESAKRALEIAAAGGHHLLMMGSPGAGKSMLAARLPSILPPLSPSELLEVSMIASVAGEIRDGALTARRPFRSPHHSASMAALTGGGLRARPGEISLAHQGVLFLDELPEFDPRVLDSLRQPLENGEVSVSRANHRVTYPARFMLVAAMNPCRCGHAFEPGFSCKRGRIDRCTSDYQTRISGPLMDRIDLRIEVPAVTAADLILPPPAEGSAEVAARVAAARDVQSARYAAIGLANIRTNAEAPASVLETVAQPDAQGLKLLRDASETMRLSARGYHRVLRVARTLADLDGAEQITRLHLAEALSYRALAEDVRRAA